In Paenibacillus sp. FSL R7-0345, a single window of DNA contains:
- a CDS encoding helix-turn-helix transcriptional regulator produces the protein METSVIQKIGQRIRDIRKQRGWSQEELGEKAGFHFSYIGGVERAEKNITLVNLLKIADALDVQIMDLFMYTKYQQSALNEKDELLNQIFQTLVSLKKRDLRKVQFMLDEFFEK, from the coding sequence ATGGAAACTTCAGTAATTCAAAAAATAGGACAACGCATCCGTGATATTCGGAAGCAAAGAGGATGGTCTCAAGAAGAGCTTGGTGAAAAGGCCGGCTTTCATTTCTCCTATATTGGTGGCGTTGAACGAGCAGAAAAAAACATTACATTAGTGAACCTACTGAAAATCGCCGATGCTCTTGATGTTCAGATTATGGATTTGTTTATGTATACGAAATATCAACAGTCCGCTTTGAATGAAAAAGACGAATTGTTGAATCAAATCTTCCAAACCTTAGTTTCCTTAAAAAAAAGAGATCTTCGAAAGGTCCAATTCATGCTAGATGAGTTTTTTGAAAAATAA
- a CDS encoding S-layer homology domain-containing protein, with translation MNNKMRQKAQLLTILILILCTSAFPGVSSAEQPKPSFELILSPSSSVVTLTVKGHDLQDLYAWEMNLEYNSKILKFIKASVEGIGYSVEPKLEGSQLRLAHTKMGEVNGDNGERVLTSIEFEPLASGKTEIALLDIKLVDSNLEMSISKPDTRVTLQTTVNFTDTKGHWAEAAIAKALKIGFVEGYQDGTFRPKKAVTRAEFAAMLVRALQLGNASDVISFHDASEIPVWAMPKVQALVKEKLLFGYPDQTFRPDSLITRAEMAVVAVRAVSNPMGAATGLIFADSTEIPEWAKASISEAYRMGLMKGIGNNRFSPDAQVTRAEAVAVILNLLEQLRTD, from the coding sequence ATGAACAATAAAATGAGACAAAAAGCGCAGCTGTTAACAATATTGATCCTAATACTCTGTACAAGTGCTTTTCCCGGAGTCAGCTCCGCTGAGCAGCCAAAACCGTCTTTTGAACTTATACTATCCCCATCATCCAGTGTAGTTACATTAACTGTTAAGGGGCACGATCTACAGGACTTGTATGCCTGGGAAATGAATCTGGAATATAATTCCAAAATATTGAAATTCATTAAAGCAAGCGTAGAAGGTATCGGATATTCTGTTGAGCCAAAGCTTGAAGGGAGCCAGCTCAGGCTAGCTCATACTAAAATGGGGGAGGTGAATGGTGACAACGGAGAACGAGTATTGACGAGTATTGAGTTTGAGCCGTTAGCTTCTGGGAAAACGGAAATAGCACTCCTTGATATCAAACTGGTGGATTCCAATCTGGAGATGTCGATATCCAAACCGGACACACGTGTCACGTTGCAGACAACCGTCAATTTTACGGATACCAAGGGTCATTGGGCAGAGGCGGCCATTGCCAAGGCACTGAAAATTGGTTTTGTGGAAGGTTATCAGGACGGGACGTTCCGTCCAAAGAAGGCTGTAACCAGAGCAGAGTTCGCTGCTATGCTTGTCCGTGCGCTGCAGCTTGGGAACGCCAGTGATGTAATATCATTTCATGATGCAAGTGAAATTCCTGTATGGGCTATGCCTAAAGTGCAGGCATTGGTGAAGGAGAAGCTGCTATTTGGTTATCCGGATCAAACCTTCCGTCCAGATTCACTAATTACCCGAGCTGAGATGGCTGTTGTTGCTGTTCGTGCGGTCAGCAATCCAATGGGGGCAGCTACAGGATTGATCTTTGCAGATTCAACGGAAATTCCAGAGTGGGCTAAAGCCAGCATCTCAGAGGCTTATAGAATGGGATTGATGAAGGGGATTGGTAATAACCGTTTTTCTCCAGATGCACAAGTGACGCGCGCGGAGGCTGTAGCTGTTATTTTGAATTTGCTTGAACAGCTGAGAACTGACTGA
- a CDS encoding TniB family NTP-binding protein, whose product MDKPHVQIGTHPIEQGHYLIPTKEVLRLMGSITKIVNNRLPGMIVYGRPRIGKTSALKFAIEHLPTDLGAPLPILIANSNSYRVPSEEKFFLDLLNDFNFPFPAKRKPAEMRRQIVNLMLEKAEKSRLRRIILIMDEAHRLTEYHYNWLMDIYNELDRKKISMSVISVGQEELLSRRTFFLEQKKSQIIGRFMTHEHHFYGIRTIEEMKLILKCYDDEEISSYPVDSGWSFSRFFFPEGYSKGERLEKDAKTIFSLFSELRKEHGVSADFEIPMEYFAFSIENALKKNGSHGNQHFWLTSALWKEAIEMSGYVESEIYMALV is encoded by the coding sequence ATGGATAAACCACATGTCCAGATAGGAACACACCCAATCGAACAGGGACACTATCTTATACCCACTAAAGAAGTCCTTAGATTAATGGGAAGTATCACTAAAATCGTTAACAATCGTTTACCAGGTATGATTGTGTACGGAAGACCTCGTATTGGAAAGACATCAGCATTAAAATTTGCTATTGAACATCTACCAACGGATCTTGGAGCCCCTTTACCCATTTTGATTGCAAATAGTAATTCTTATCGAGTCCCCAGTGAAGAAAAATTCTTTCTGGATCTTCTAAATGATTTTAATTTCCCGTTTCCTGCAAAGAGGAAACCCGCGGAGATGCGCCGGCAAATTGTTAACTTAATGCTTGAAAAAGCGGAAAAGTCAAGATTGCGTCGAATCATTCTAATTATGGATGAGGCTCATCGATTAACTGAATATCATTATAACTGGCTTATGGATATTTATAATGAATTGGACAGGAAGAAAATAAGTATGTCTGTTATTTCTGTCGGGCAAGAGGAGCTACTATCTCGTCGTACTTTTTTTCTGGAACAAAAGAAATCTCAGATTATCGGACGTTTCATGACCCATGAACATCATTTTTATGGAATTCGTACGATAGAAGAAATGAAGTTAATTTTAAAATGTTATGATGATGAGGAAATTTCATCCTATCCAGTTGATAGTGGATGGAGCTTTAGCCGATTTTTCTTTCCTGAAGGATATAGTAAAGGGGAAAGATTAGAAAAAGATGCAAAGACCATTTTCAGTCTATTTAGTGAGTTACGTAAAGAGCATGGAGTTTCGGCTGATTTTGAAATACCCATGGAGTATTTCGCCTTCAGCATAGAGAATGCCTTGAAGAAAAATGGGTCTCATGGAAATCAACACTTTTGGTTAACAAGCGCATTGTGGAAAGAAGCAATAGAAATGTCGGGGTATGTTGAGTCAGAAATTTATATGGCTTTAGTATAA
- a CDS encoding Ku protein, with product MHTIWKGAISFGLVHIPVKLYAATEEKEISFNLLHKSCHGTIKNQRYCPTCQRSVESAELIKGYPLDTNQYVTFEKEELDQIQEDASKQIRIIDFIKEEQLDLMFTQKVYFLGPDQLGSNAYYLLLKALETSKRLAIAKFTFRANTKLCILKPINGTCIQLATMHYANEIRPVENVPNLSSNISVDPSQLKLALQIVKGLTGTSDLTSYTNPEQERLLAAIQSKIAGQNIVLKPTQESDIVVDLLEALQESVRMNKGKNKVSAPKESKRGTPNEKLG from the coding sequence ATGCATACCATATGGAAAGGCGCTATCAGTTTTGGATTAGTTCACATCCCGGTGAAACTTTACGCCGCCACAGAGGAGAAAGAAATCTCTTTCAACCTACTCCATAAAAGCTGCCATGGTACAATTAAAAACCAGCGATATTGCCCAACTTGTCAACGATCCGTCGAGTCTGCAGAACTCATTAAAGGCTACCCACTGGATACGAATCAATATGTAACCTTTGAAAAAGAGGAACTCGATCAGATTCAAGAAGACGCTAGCAAGCAGATACGGATTATTGATTTCATAAAGGAAGAACAACTCGATTTAATGTTTACGCAGAAGGTATATTTTCTCGGACCTGATCAACTTGGGAGTAATGCCTACTATTTACTGCTCAAAGCTCTTGAGACATCAAAGAGACTCGCAATCGCCAAGTTTACGTTTCGTGCGAACACGAAATTATGTATTCTGAAGCCGATAAATGGAACTTGCATTCAACTGGCCACTATGCACTACGCGAATGAAATTCGGCCCGTAGAGAACGTCCCAAACCTCTCTAGCAACATTTCTGTAGATCCCAGTCAATTGAAGTTAGCCTTACAAATCGTCAAAGGGCTGACAGGAACCTCGGATTTAACTTCATATACCAATCCAGAGCAAGAACGATTGCTAGCGGCTATTCAATCTAAAATTGCTGGCCAGAACATTGTACTAAAGCCCACGCAAGAATCAGATATTGTTGTTGATCTATTAGAGGCGCTTCAGGAGAGTGTCAGAATGAATAAAGGGAAAAACAAGGTGTCAGCCCCGAAGGAAAGTAAACGCGGTACCCCTAATGAAAAACTGGGATAG
- a CDS encoding alginate lyase family protein: MINNQNTEPWKSALANFKKDAKASSSYVKQGPYSTVCRKDSALSTCTSADYGNSALENDSRAAYYNALLWNITGTQAYANKAIEILNAWSSTLTTIAGTDAQLAAGDNAIFLANAGELLRYSNSGWSSANITQLENVLTNVFYPQISVIGDANWGGSCLKSIISIAIFTNNQTMFDYAIANYRTNDCAALTKNVMSTGQISESGRDQVHALGGLGNLIVVAEIAWKQGVDLYGDADNRLLAGSEYWSNYNLGNTETSYDTTYGRCTMGPWGAISATGRSASFGWAQNEVVYAHYVVRKGLSAPFTTAYMNGMPATDPDAALLTFAYRLGTISDATKPSAPTNLSATPLSDKIINLSWTASTDNIAVSGYKIYRNGAIIGYSPSTDYTDSGLIASTAYNYSVSAYDSSSNTSNVSNTVTPTTLASATAQIPFSSQDIGAVGAAGSYSYGGGTYTLKGSGSDIWDKSDQFRFAYVPIKGDKTITARVVSLTNTHSSAKAGVMIRESLLGYGSNVFSALKPALAVAQYRSAPGAASYSPASVTASSPYWVRATRSGNVVTTFISPNGSTWTQTGSSLISAAGTAYFGLAVTSHVNTTLSTAVFDNVSIQ; encoded by the coding sequence ATGATTAATAATCAGAATACCGAACCGTGGAAGTCAGCGCTGGCTAATTTTAAGAAAGATGCCAAAGCCTCCTCAAGCTATGTGAAACAGGGTCCTTACAGCACAGTATGCCGGAAGGATTCGGCATTATCTACTTGTACAAGTGCGGATTATGGCAATAGCGCACTGGAGAATGATTCAAGAGCCGCCTATTATAATGCGCTATTGTGGAATATCACAGGAACGCAGGCTTATGCCAATAAAGCAATTGAAATATTGAATGCCTGGTCCAGCACCCTCACTACTATAGCAGGAACGGATGCACAGCTTGCGGCCGGCGACAATGCGATCTTCCTTGCTAATGCCGGGGAACTTCTCCGCTACAGTAACTCAGGGTGGAGTTCGGCTAATATTACCCAACTGGAAAATGTATTGACCAATGTCTTTTATCCACAGATTTCGGTAATCGGGGATGCTAATTGGGGCGGATCCTGCCTGAAATCGATCATTTCAATTGCCATTTTCACGAATAATCAAACGATGTTTGACTATGCCATTGCTAATTATAGAACCAATGACTGCGCTGCCCTAACGAAAAATGTAATGTCCACCGGTCAAATCTCCGAATCGGGACGTGATCAGGTGCATGCCTTGGGCGGACTTGGAAATCTGATTGTTGTTGCTGAAATTGCCTGGAAGCAGGGGGTAGATCTGTACGGGGATGCTGATAACCGTCTACTTGCCGGCTCCGAGTATTGGTCGAATTACAATCTGGGTAATACCGAAACCTCTTACGATACAACATATGGACGCTGTACAATGGGGCCATGGGGGGCAATAAGTGCTACAGGAAGAAGTGCATCCTTCGGTTGGGCACAAAATGAAGTAGTCTATGCTCATTATGTCGTCCGCAAAGGACTGAGCGCTCCCTTTACAACTGCCTATATGAACGGAATGCCTGCGACTGATCCGGATGCTGCATTGCTTACTTTTGCCTATCGTCTAGGTACAATTTCTGATGCTACAAAGCCTTCAGCCCCAACCAATTTGTCAGCAACTCCGCTTTCAGACAAGATAATCAACTTAAGCTGGACGGCTTCTACAGACAATATTGCGGTAAGCGGATATAAGATTTACCGGAATGGAGCGATTATAGGCTATTCACCGTCAACGGATTATACCGATAGCGGGCTTATTGCATCAACAGCTTACAATTATTCCGTCAGCGCGTACGACAGCAGTTCTAATACATCGAACGTCAGTAACACGGTTACCCCCACAACTTTAGCCTCGGCGACCGCTCAAATTCCTTTCTCCAGCCAGGATATTGGCGCTGTAGGTGCTGCTGGCAGTTATAGCTACGGCGGCGGCACTTATACTCTGAAGGGCTCGGGCAGCGATATTTGGGACAAATCGGATCAGTTCCGGTTTGCTTATGTTCCAATTAAAGGGGACAAAACGATTACAGCACGTGTAGTCAGTCTGACCAACACTCATTCGTCGGCAAAAGCGGGGGTAATGATCCGTGAGTCGTTGCTTGGTTACGGCAGCAATGTATTCTCAGCATTGAAGCCGGCACTCGCCGTAGCTCAATACCGGTCTGCACCTGGAGCAGCTTCGTACTCCCCGGCATCCGTTACAGCAAGTTCGCCATATTGGGTCAGAGCAACCCGCAGTGGTAATGTCGTTACCACCTTCATTTCACCAAATGGGTCTACATGGACCCAGACGGGATCATCCCTAATATCAGCAGCAGGTACGGCGTATTTCGGTCTTGCTGTAACCTCACATGTTAATACAACGCTAAGTACGGCTGTATTTGATAATGTTAGTATTCAGTAA
- a CDS encoding Tn7 transposase TnsA N-terminal domain-containing protein translates to MDNTLIPYTPIVMPRSKRYGNNYWGMMGPKVNYRDVILYSDLEYDHWVTVETDAKVKTYCEQPLEITYTLNGKRNRTIFDMFLYENESEIFVEVKYEKELHPSNRNYDRVMRQLEAQKEWCRLNGKLHEVRTEKAIRIGRYSIENRIKILASVINHRHPMFIEEVSRSLNYTKRTMKEICYELSDTCSPYEVFLSCHWLYYKGIITADIDSKIWNYEMEVWKLEQMSII, encoded by the coding sequence ATGGATAACACCTTGATTCCATATACTCCAATCGTAATGCCAAGAAGCAAGAGATACGGTAACAATTACTGGGGTATGATGGGGCCAAAAGTTAACTACCGGGATGTTATCTTATATAGTGACTTAGAATATGATCATTGGGTGACCGTTGAAACAGATGCTAAGGTAAAAACATATTGTGAACAACCACTGGAGATTACTTATACTTTGAATGGAAAACGGAATCGAACCATTTTTGATATGTTCCTTTATGAAAATGAGTCTGAGATTTTTGTGGAAGTTAAATATGAGAAAGAACTTCATCCGAGTAACCGAAATTACGACCGTGTCATGAGGCAACTTGAAGCACAAAAAGAATGGTGTAGGCTTAATGGAAAACTTCATGAAGTGAGGACAGAAAAAGCCATTCGCATAGGTAGGTATTCCATTGAAAACAGAATCAAAATATTAGCTAGTGTAATTAATCACAGACATCCGATGTTTATTGAAGAAGTATCGAGATCTCTTAACTACACAAAAAGAACTATGAAAGAGATTTGCTATGAATTATCTGATACATGTAGTCCATATGAGGTTTTTCTTTCTTGTCATTGGTTGTACTACAAAGGGATAATCACTGCCGATATTGATTCAAAGATTTGGAACTATGAGATGGAGGTCTGGAAACTTGAGCAGATGTCGATTATTTGA
- a CDS encoding ATP-binding protein — protein MKLKRLIIKNFRSYKDEIQISIDDFTALIGRNDIGKSTILEAMEIFFNNKLIKLESTDACVHNTDKEVIIGCLFSDLPQQVILDSQSSTTFADEFLLNRQGELEIHKIYNCSLKSPKEAVYALCYHPHAQNTTDLIKIKNPELKKRARELGINLESIDQRSNPALRQAIRGQIANLELEEQLISLNDENAKSIWENIEKLLPQFALFQADRPSKDDDSEVQDPMKFAIEQAIKTVEQDLEQIKVTVHRQVMDVAVRTLEKLRQMDPDLATELAPQFKSEPKWEGLFKLSLTGDDQIPINKRGSGVRRLVLLNFFRAEVERKQAAAGTPRVIYAIEEPETAQHPNNQKMLIEALLDLSQTENCQVMITTHVPGLAGLIDVKNLRFIEKDSMGIRRITHNDDAVYQKIADQLGVIPDQRVQVFICVEGPHDIRFLKHVSRVLRASNPIIPDLENDPRIIMLHLGGSTLKDWVSSNYLKTLGIPEVHIYDRDEAVQPKYIREVNMVNSRGNGSIAFYTSKREMENYLHPAAISAEYGFELAFSEMDDVPTMVAKLQHGANSDNPWDLLEDIKIKKKVSQAKKRLNNEVAMKMTYEQLCEVDTNKDIESWFEAIIAILSIQTAQAMAAPATET, from the coding sequence ATGAAGTTAAAAAGACTTATTATCAAAAATTTCCGATCTTACAAGGATGAGATTCAGATTTCGATAGATGATTTTACTGCTCTCATCGGAAGAAATGATATCGGAAAATCCACAATACTCGAAGCGATGGAAATTTTTTTCAATAATAAACTAATCAAACTGGAGTCCACTGATGCCTGCGTACATAACACTGATAAAGAAGTGATCATTGGGTGTTTGTTTTCTGACCTTCCCCAACAGGTCATATTGGATTCCCAATCCTCAACTACCTTCGCGGACGAATTTTTGCTAAACCGTCAAGGCGAGCTAGAGATACATAAAATCTACAACTGTAGCCTAAAATCCCCTAAAGAAGCCGTTTACGCTCTTTGTTACCATCCACATGCCCAGAATACCACTGATCTGATAAAGATTAAAAACCCTGAATTAAAGAAGCGCGCAAGAGAATTGGGAATCAATCTGGAATCAATTGACCAACGCTCTAACCCCGCCCTTCGCCAAGCTATTCGAGGTCAAATTGCCAATCTGGAGCTAGAAGAACAGCTCATATCCTTAAATGATGAGAATGCAAAGTCTATATGGGAGAACATCGAAAAATTGCTGCCACAATTTGCTTTATTCCAAGCAGATCGACCAAGTAAAGACGACGATTCCGAAGTCCAGGATCCCATGAAGTTTGCCATCGAACAAGCGATAAAAACTGTGGAGCAAGATCTTGAACAAATAAAAGTAACGGTTCATCGACAGGTTATGGACGTGGCGGTTAGAACCCTTGAAAAGCTAAGACAAATGGATCCAGACCTTGCAACAGAATTGGCTCCTCAGTTTAAATCTGAGCCCAAGTGGGAAGGTCTTTTTAAACTATCCTTAACCGGGGATGATCAAATACCGATTAATAAACGTGGGAGCGGTGTACGTCGACTTGTTCTTCTTAACTTCTTCCGAGCTGAAGTTGAGCGCAAACAAGCTGCTGCAGGTACCCCAAGGGTTATTTATGCCATTGAAGAGCCCGAAACAGCCCAGCATCCAAATAATCAAAAAATGTTGATAGAAGCCCTTTTAGACCTTTCTCAAACTGAAAATTGTCAAGTAATGATTACTACCCATGTTCCCGGACTAGCAGGTCTCATTGATGTCAAAAACCTAAGATTTATCGAAAAGGATTCCATGGGTATTAGACGAATTACACACAATGATGATGCTGTATATCAGAAAATTGCAGATCAGTTAGGTGTCATTCCAGACCAACGAGTTCAAGTGTTTATTTGCGTGGAAGGGCCTCATGATATTCGGTTTTTAAAGCATGTAAGCCGAGTGCTGCGTGCTTCAAATCCCATAATCCCGGATTTAGAAAACGATCCTAGAATCATCATGCTTCACCTTGGCGGAAGCACATTAAAGGATTGGGTGTCTTCAAATTATCTTAAAACATTAGGGATTCCTGAGGTTCACATATATGACCGGGATGAAGCTGTTCAGCCAAAGTACATAAGAGAAGTAAATATGGTTAACAGCAGGGGGAATGGTTCAATTGCTTTTTATACGAGCAAGCGGGAAATGGAAAACTACCTGCATCCTGCAGCAATCTCCGCCGAATATGGTTTTGAATTAGCATTCTCCGAAATGGATGATGTCCCAACCATGGTGGCTAAATTACAGCATGGAGCAAATTCGGATAATCCTTGGGATTTACTTGAAGATATTAAAATTAAGAAAAAGGTATCCCAGGCTAAAAAGAGGTTAAATAATGAAGTTGCAATGAAAATGACTTACGAACAGCTTTGTGAAGTAGATACCAATAAAGATATAGAAAGTTGGTTTGAAGCAATAATAGCAATTTTGAGCATACAGACGGCCCAAGCTATGGCAGCTCCTGCTACAGAAACTTAA